A single Dehalococcoidia bacterium DNA region contains:
- a CDS encoding MBL fold metallo-hydrolase, whose translation MGASITLSPVDRLDVTILVDNTVNMLLGSAPPAVRRHRLDVERPGLLAEHGMAMLVSVTKGDRSSTFLFDTGLSRDTLTHNMDVLEVRAQDIQAVVLSHGHADHCGGLAGMARRRGARRLPVLLHPDAYLMRKVVLPDGSEVRLPPPDLRSLAAEGIDVIEGRQPSYVVEGLALVTGGVPRTVDVETGFPIHYAQVQGAWQPDPWIHDDQAVVVNVRDKGLVVLTGCGHAGIINILKYARAATGVESVHGVIGGMHLEGGIFEPRIQRTVEALVEMRPQVVVPGHCTGWRATHALADALPDAFVPNSVGTRYTFAAD comes from the coding sequence ATGGGTGCATCCATAACTCTGTCTCCCGTGGACAGGCTCGACGTCACCATCCTTGTTGACAACACGGTGAACATGCTGCTGGGCAGCGCGCCTCCCGCCGTGCGGCGGCACCGGCTGGACGTGGAGCGGCCCGGCCTCCTGGCCGAACACGGGATGGCGATGCTGGTCAGCGTGACGAAGGGGGACAGGTCTTCCACGTTCCTCTTCGACACGGGGCTGAGCAGGGATACGCTGACGCATAACATGGACGTGCTGGAGGTGCGTGCTCAGGACATTCAGGCTGTTGTCCTCAGCCACGGCCACGCCGACCACTGCGGCGGCCTCGCCGGGATGGCGCGGCGCCGTGGCGCGCGCCGCCTGCCTGTCCTGCTGCACCCGGACGCCTACCTCATGCGGAAGGTAGTCTTGCCGGACGGCTCGGAAGTCCGGCTCCCGCCGCCTGACCTGCGGTCGCTGGCCGCCGAGGGCATAGATGTCATTGAAGGCCGTCAGCCGTCGTACGTCGTCGAAGGACTGGCGCTGGTGACTGGGGGTGTCCCGCGCACTGTGGACGTGGAGACGGGGTTCCCGATTCACTACGCCCAGGTGCAGGGCGCGTGGCAGCCGGACCCCTGGATTCACGACGACCAGGCCGTTGTGGTGAACGTGCGCGACAAGGGGCTTGTGGTGCTGACCGGCTGTGGGCACGCGGGCATCATCAACATCCTGAAGTACGCCCGCGCCGCGACGGGAGTGGAGTCAGTCCACGGCGTCATCGGTGGCATGCACCTGGAGGGCGGCATCTTCGAGCCGCGCATCCAGCGGACGGTGGAGGCCCTGGTCGAGATGCGGCCGCAGGTGGTGGTGCCCGGCCACTGCACCGGCTGGCGCGCCACGCACGCCCTGGCGGACGCGCTGCCGGACGCCTTTGTCCCCAACAGCGTGGGGACCCGGTACACCTTCGCGGCGGACTAG